A genome region from Maridesulfovibrio salexigens DSM 2638 includes the following:
- a CDS encoding M20/M25/M40 family metallo-hydrolase encodes MINQERILELFFELVRIDSPSLQEKEVAAYLREKMEKRGFKVSEDRAGELSGGNTGNLIVHVPATGEGEPIAFSAHMDCVQPCIGVEPIIDGDVVRSAGETVLGGDDKAGIAMAIEALNHLEEESIPHPDIYFVFSICEESGMHGAKNLDTDLLPAKDIVILDSSGDVGTIVVAAPAKAGINITFTGKSAHAGIAPEEGISAIQLASEAVSNMNLLRIDESTTANLGRIEGGSATNIVAESVTLTAEARSLHDNSLKKQLEHMEACCAAAVEKVGGEYKFDYEISYPALKVAADSKVLARVEEACKNIGAIPKRVPTGGGSDANILYGKGFNAVTLGIGMSKVHTTEEFIKIDSLTGCAELVAEIMKS; translated from the coding sequence ATGATAAATCAAGAACGAATTCTTGAATTGTTTTTTGAGCTTGTGCGTATTGACAGTCCTTCTCTTCAAGAGAAAGAAGTAGCCGCTTATCTGCGTGAAAAAATGGAGAAAAGAGGCTTTAAAGTAAGCGAAGACAGAGCTGGTGAGTTGAGTGGTGGTAATACCGGTAACCTCATCGTACATGTCCCGGCAACCGGAGAAGGTGAGCCGATCGCTTTTTCAGCTCACATGGACTGCGTGCAGCCCTGCATTGGTGTTGAGCCTATTATTGACGGTGATGTGGTCCGCAGTGCCGGGGAAACTGTTCTTGGTGGTGACGACAAGGCCGGAATAGCAATGGCTATCGAAGCACTCAACCATTTGGAAGAAGAATCTATTCCTCATCCTGATATTTATTTTGTTTTTTCCATTTGCGAAGAATCCGGCATGCACGGCGCAAAGAATCTGGATACAGATTTGCTCCCTGCTAAAGACATAGTCATTCTTGATTCAAGTGGAGATGTAGGCACTATTGTTGTTGCTGCACCTGCCAAGGCTGGAATTAATATTACTTTCACCGGTAAATCCGCTCATGCCGGAATTGCACCGGAAGAGGGGATCAGTGCTATTCAACTTGCGTCTGAAGCTGTTTCAAATATGAACCTGCTGCGCATTGATGAAAGCACCACTGCGAACCTCGGTCGTATTGAGGGTGGTAGCGCAACCAATATTGTAGCCGAGTCTGTAACCTTGACCGCTGAAGCCCGTTCTTTGCATGATAATTCTCTCAAGAAGCAGCTTGAGCACATGGAAGCATGCTGTGCTGCAGCTGTTGAGAAGGTTGGCGGAGAATATAAGTTTGACTACGAGATTTCGTATCCTGCTCTTAAGGTTGCTGCCGATAGCAAGGTGCTGGCTCGGGTTGAAGAAGCTTGTAAGAATATCGGAGCCATTCCCAAAAGAGTTCCTACTGGTGGCGGAAGTGACGCTAACATCCTTTACGGTAAAGGCTTTAATGCTGTTACCTTGGGAATAGGCATGAGCAAAGTGCACACCACAGAAGAGTTTATCAAGATCGATAGTCTGACCGGATGTGCTGAACTGGTGGCTGAAATCATGAAAAGCTAG
- a CDS encoding GAF domain-containing protein — protein sequence MPRNEILINILSIVCNVFEAHSVVLFLPDGQHGYSLSTYFSLGDDISPKGTPLQKKSLAGIVIGKNEPLFINNMDRKGATTIGYYEKREDSKVKAFMGTPLEQSLGAICLDSKRTYSFSTKDLKILSQFGKMITSMLSCIRSVDADGRKNEYFMTLKLLHDLRKRQPKWNSFLDNLLNMTAGTSGFSHSFLTVIDQRGTSFYMEGENKPILHKGDSKSMAFPLGSGLVGWVYKNNEPIFIEENNPGQAASSLLGASASTVDFMSIICLPLVFQRKTRGVLVLANEQPKRIDEDLKDFLFMVSEYLNQFLENLFLKSKLAEARTALQKVTPSKTNPVLINDN from the coding sequence ATGCCTAGAAACGAAATCTTAATTAATATCCTCAGCATCGTCTGTAATGTTTTTGAGGCGCATAGCGTTGTCCTGTTTCTTCCGGACGGTCAGCATGGCTATTCTCTTTCCACCTATTTCAGCCTTGGCGATGATATTTCCCCCAAGGGAACTCCTTTGCAGAAGAAGAGTCTGGCCGGGATTGTGATCGGCAAGAATGAGCCTCTTTTTATCAATAATATGGACCGCAAAGGTGCCACTACTATTGGGTATTACGAGAAGCGCGAAGATTCCAAAGTTAAAGCCTTCATGGGTACACCGCTGGAGCAGTCTCTCGGGGCCATATGTCTTGACAGCAAGCGGACCTATTCATTCAGTACCAAGGACCTGAAAATTCTTTCCCAGTTCGGTAAGATGATTACTTCCATGCTTTCCTGCATCCGTTCTGTGGACGCAGATGGAAGAAAGAATGAATATTTCATGACTCTTAAGCTGCTGCACGATTTACGTAAAAGACAGCCTAAATGGAATTCATTTTTAGATAATTTGCTGAATATGACCGCTGGAACAAGTGGGTTTTCTCACTCATTCCTTACTGTTATTGATCAGAGAGGGACTTCTTTTTACATGGAAGGTGAAAACAAGCCTATCCTGCATAAAGGAGATTCGAAATCTATGGCTTTTCCCCTCGGTAGCGGTCTAGTGGGTTGGGTTTATAAAAATAATGAACCTATTTTCATTGAAGAAAATAATCCCGGACAGGCAGCCTCAAGTCTTCTCGGAGCCAGTGCAAGCACCGTTGATTTCATGAGTATTATCTGTCTTCCCCTTGTTTTTCAGCGCAAGACCCGGGGAGTTCTTGTGCTTGCTAATGAACAACCGAAGCGAATTGACGAGGACTTGAAGGATTTCCTGTTTATGGTATCTGAGTATCTTAATCAGTTTCTTGAAAACCTCTTTCTGAAAAGCAAGCTTGCGGAAGCGCGCACTGCCTTGCAGAAAGTAACCCCCTCCAAAACCAATCCGGTTTTGATCAACGACAATTAA
- a CDS encoding cytochrome c3 family protein, whose amino-acid sequence MKKLLIACLCCMGIVFVAIGAGAKEEWTAPDDDLVINFIKPDKGIGVVFNHSSHENYECIDCHHNIKKSGEPTSCATCHDNYSAMPTKGYKSYFKAMHYKRNNAKRPSCLGCHVKEFGNDKEMTGCINSACHPEGIK is encoded by the coding sequence ATGAAAAAATTATTGATCGCATGCCTGTGCTGCATGGGAATTGTCTTCGTAGCCATCGGCGCGGGGGCAAAAGAAGAATGGACCGCACCGGACGATGACCTTGTTATCAACTTCATCAAACCTGATAAAGGTATCGGTGTAGTATTCAACCACTCCAGCCATGAAAACTACGAGTGCATTGACTGCCATCATAATATTAAAAAGTCCGGCGAGCCGACCAGTTGTGCCACATGTCATGACAATTACTCGGCAATGCCGACCAAGGGCTACAAGTCCTACTTTAAAGCCATGCACTACAAGCGCAACAATGCAAAGCGCCCCTCCTGTCTGGGATGTCACGTCAAGGAATTTGGCAATGACAAGGAAATGACCGGATGTATCAACTCCGCATGTCACCCTGAAGGAATCAAGTAA
- the gcvT gene encoding glycine cleavage system aminomethyltransferase GcvT, producing MTALRTTPLTEWHRENGAKLVPFAGFEMPVQYAGIIAEHKQTREKVGVFDISHMGEFKLSGKGAKDGLNKLVSQNLDTLAPGKCRYGFLPNDKGGVLDDLIIYCLAEDSYMLVVNGACEEGDFNWIDSRLPEGLNFENISYETAKIDLQGPLALDVLESVFGRDFKHLKYFNFEETEFDGYKLIISRTGYTGELGYEFYLPADKALSLWEKLVADERVEPIGLGARDTLRLECGYPLYGQDLDTEHNPREGGYGFLLPADAYTDVTELLIPLTIEGRRSARHDDIVMLDGKEVGKVTSGSFSPTLGYSIALAYVAADAAEADNFIIKTARKELEAKKAELPFYKEGTARKKLD from the coding sequence TTGACAGCACTGCGCACAACCCCCTTAACTGAGTGGCACCGTGAAAACGGAGCAAAACTTGTACCTTTTGCCGGATTCGAAATGCCTGTCCAGTATGCCGGTATTATTGCTGAACATAAGCAGACCCGTGAAAAGGTCGGCGTGTTTGATATCAGTCACATGGGTGAATTCAAGCTCAGCGGCAAAGGAGCAAAAGACGGGCTGAACAAGTTGGTTTCCCAGAATCTGGATACTCTTGCACCGGGCAAATGCCGTTACGGTTTCCTGCCTAACGATAAAGGCGGCGTTCTTGATGACCTGATCATCTATTGCCTTGCTGAAGATTCCTACATGCTGGTGGTCAATGGCGCATGTGAGGAAGGCGATTTTAACTGGATTGATTCCAGACTTCCTGAAGGCCTGAACTTTGAAAATATTTCCTATGAAACTGCCAAGATTGATCTGCAGGGCCCCCTTGCTCTGGACGTTCTTGAATCTGTTTTCGGACGTGATTTCAAGCACCTTAAGTACTTCAACTTCGAAGAAACTGAATTTGACGGCTACAAGCTGATCATCAGCCGTACCGGTTATACCGGCGAACTGGGCTACGAATTCTACCTGCCTGCAGATAAGGCTCTTTCCCTGTGGGAAAAACTGGTTGCCGATGAAAGGGTTGAACCCATCGGACTGGGTGCACGTGATACCCTTCGCCTTGAGTGCGGCTACCCCCTCTACGGTCAGGATCTTGATACCGAGCACAATCCCCGCGAAGGCGGCTACGGATTCCTGCTTCCCGCAGATGCCTACACCGATGTAACGGAACTCCTTATTCCTCTGACAATCGAAGGTCGCCGTTCTGCTCGTCACGATGATATTGTCATGCTGGATGGTAAAGAAGTAGGTAAAGTGACCAGCGGCTCATTCTCCCCTACTCTCGGCTACTCCATCGCTTTGGCTTATGTTGCTGCAGACGCTGCTGAAGCTGATAATTTCATCATCAAGACTGCGCGCAAAGAGCTTGAAGCTAAAAAGGCTGAACTTCCCTTCTATAAAGAAGGCACCGCACGTAAAAAGCTTGATTAG
- a CDS encoding class I SAM-dependent methyltransferase, whose translation MFKELMYINSRPLPFEFYTASDLWTDEHIAKQMLNYHLHPDIDAASRNAAFIAESSEWIIDHFGLAESKKVADFGCGPGLYTTAFAKAGADVTGIDFSSNSLAYANEVAQNSKLEINYVNTNYLDYSTNDRFDLITMIMCDFCALNPEQRQTMLRKFYALLKPDGSILLDVYSLNAFSMVSEKRVFEPNLMDGFWAKEHYYGFLNTFKYEQEKVMLDKYIIIQPSLTRIIYNWLQYFSPADLEAEIATAGFSGVELRGNVAGSKYQNESNEFAVIIRK comes from the coding sequence ATGTTTAAAGAACTTATGTATATAAACTCACGTCCCCTGCCTTTTGAATTCTATACTGCATCTGATCTCTGGACCGATGAACACATTGCGAAACAGATGCTGAATTACCATTTACATCCCGATATTGACGCGGCTTCCCGGAACGCTGCATTTATTGCTGAATCATCAGAATGGATAATTGATCATTTTGGATTGGCAGAAAGCAAAAAAGTTGCTGATTTCGGGTGCGGTCCCGGTCTGTACACAACGGCTTTTGCTAAAGCCGGAGCAGATGTAACCGGAATTGATTTCTCCAGTAATTCTCTTGCTTATGCCAATGAAGTCGCCCAAAACAGCAAGCTCGAAATCAACTATGTAAATACAAATTATCTGGATTACAGTACGAATGATCGTTTTGATCTCATCACAATGATCATGTGCGACTTCTGCGCCCTCAATCCTGAACAGCGGCAAACCATGCTGCGTAAATTCTATGCCCTGCTTAAACCGGACGGTTCAATATTGCTGGATGTTTATTCACTGAATGCCTTCAGCATGGTTTCTGAGAAACGCGTCTTTGAACCCAACTTGATGGATGGGTTCTGGGCTAAAGAGCATTATTACGGATTCCTGAATACATTTAAATATGAACAGGAAAAAGTGATGCTGGATAAATACATTATTATTCAACCATCACTCACCCGCATAATCTATAATTGGTTGCAATACTTCTCGCCGGCTGATTTAGAGGCTGAAATTGCTACCGCTGGATTCAGCGGAGTTGAATTGCGGGGTAATGTAGCTGGTTCTAAGTACCAAAATGAGAGCAATGAATTTGCTGTCATCATTCGTAAGTAG
- a CDS encoding 4Fe-4S dicluster domain-containing protein — MSGKSFFVDLTLCTACRGCQVACKQWKDLPAEHTRNVGSHQNPQDLSSKTIRLVRFSEARDEDGKFRWLFFPEQCRHCIEPPCKYIANMYTPGSVVQDEKTGAVVMTDKAVIRKGKLESWELCPYNVPRQDKKTGLWSKCDMCLDRVEMGMLPACVQSCPTGTMNFGDRADMLKMAKERLAEVKKTNPNAYLADPDDVRVIYLCETKPESYYENVVASADQRKTLMAGVSPSKTSRRGFLTALKNKA; from the coding sequence ATGTCCGGTAAAAGCTTCTTTGTAGACCTCACCCTTTGTACCGCCTGCCGTGGTTGTCAGGTTGCCTGCAAGCAGTGGAAGGATCTCCCTGCGGAACACACCCGCAACGTTGGTTCTCATCAGAACCCGCAGGATCTTTCTTCAAAAACCATCCGTCTGGTACGCTTCAGTGAAGCCCGTGACGAAGACGGTAAATTCCGCTGGCTGTTCTTCCCGGAACAGTGCCGTCACTGCATTGAGCCTCCATGTAAGTACATTGCAAACATGTACACCCCGGGCTCTGTGGTACAAGACGAAAAAACCGGCGCAGTGGTAATGACCGACAAGGCTGTTATCCGCAAAGGTAAACTGGAAAGCTGGGAACTCTGCCCATACAATGTTCCCCGTCAGGACAAGAAAACCGGACTCTGGTCCAAGTGTGACATGTGTCTTGACCGTGTGGAAATGGGTATGCTGCCTGCCTGCGTACAAAGCTGTCCCACCGGAACCATGAACTTTGGCGACCGTGCGGATATGCTTAAGATGGCAAAAGAAAGGCTTGCGGAGGTCAAAAAGACCAATCCCAACGCTTATCTCGCCGATCCTGATGATGTTCGCGTAATTTATCTCTGTGAGACCAAGCCGGAAAGCTACTATGAAAATGTTGTAGCTTCTGCTGATCAACGCAAGACTCTGATGGCCGGGGTAAGTCCTTCTAAAACATCAAGACGCGGATTCCTCACCGCTCTTAAAAATAAAGCCTAG
- the tsaA gene encoding tRNA (N6-threonylcarbamoyladenosine(37)-N6)-methyltransferase TrmO, producing MALPEKDAIIFHPIGLIRSPFESLEGMPIQPSGAKDVEGTIELHGALEEGLQDLEGFSHIILLYHFHKNDGYKLKLTPFMDTEERGLFSTRAPRRPNMIGMSTVELIRIEGNILHIKGVDVLDGTPLIDIKPYVKKFDAVPADRFGWLESNADKSETLKSDERFV from the coding sequence ATGGCTTTACCCGAAAAAGATGCCATAATATTTCACCCCATCGGCCTTATTCGTTCTCCTTTTGAATCACTTGAAGGTATGCCCATCCAGCCTTCAGGAGCAAAAGATGTTGAGGGAACAATTGAACTGCACGGAGCCTTGGAAGAAGGCTTGCAGGATCTCGAAGGATTCTCTCACATAATTTTGCTATATCATTTTCATAAAAATGATGGATATAAGCTGAAGCTGACACCTTTCATGGATACTGAAGAGAGGGGACTGTTTTCCACCCGTGCCCCGCGCAGACCGAATATGATTGGAATGTCCACCGTGGAATTGATTCGTATTGAGGGCAATATCCTTCACATTAAAGGGGTTGATGTTCTTGATGGAACTCCGCTGATTGATATCAAGCCTTATGTGAAAAAATTTGATGCTGTTCCTGCCGACCGCTTCGGCTGGCTGGAAAGCAATGCGGATAAATCCGAGACCTTAAAGTCTGACGAACGGTTCGTATAA
- a CDS encoding BON domain-containing protein, translated as MLVTPCLIGLSAEAGFVPYGRIFKAVKDERPYITQAQDSRLQMQLHKTILLNCPASLANISSYVYSAHAFLVGEVENDAERDTLINSTKEISGLYGLSYFLPQKKITENNTSSELEIKLKGFIDPKYPSSKVAVKVVQNNVIILGVLAPQEQESVTKSLQEIAGTTKIINFLQEPQQQKKIKKRFRPIRNLFGD; from the coding sequence ATGCTGGTAACGCCTTGCTTAATTGGGCTTAGCGCAGAAGCCGGTTTTGTCCCATACGGCAGGATATTCAAAGCGGTGAAAGATGAACGGCCATATATCACACAAGCCCAAGACAGCCGTCTTCAAATGCAATTACATAAAACAATACTTCTCAATTGCCCTGCAAGTCTGGCCAATATTTCAAGCTATGTATATTCAGCCCACGCTTTTCTTGTAGGAGAAGTCGAGAATGATGCTGAACGGGACACTTTGATAAATAGCACTAAGGAAATATCCGGGCTTTACGGGCTTAGCTATTTTCTGCCGCAAAAGAAAATTACAGAGAATAACACTTCATCAGAGCTGGAAATTAAATTGAAAGGATTCATTGATCCCAAATATCCATCATCTAAAGTTGCTGTCAAAGTGGTACAAAACAATGTCATCATATTGGGAGTCCTAGCCCCGCAAGAGCAAGAATCTGTTACTAAATCGCTTCAGGAAATAGCCGGAACGACCAAAATCATAAATTTCCTCCAAGAACCTCAGCAGCAGAAAAAAATTAAAAAGAGATTTCGGCCCATAAGAAATTTATTTGGAGACTAA
- the fdnG gene encoding formate dehydrogenase-N subunit alpha: MNINRRDFVKLTTAAAAGIAAVPAFGGLGKAFANTAEERAKQLSPKWTQQTTSVCAFCSVGCGLLVNTDLETKRAVNVEGNPDHPINEGALCAKGAASIQMTENPKRPGKFLYRAPFSGEWEEKDWDFCKKRIARLIKKSRDESFEKKNAKGQVVNRTMGIASLGSAALDNEECYAMHSFMRSLGLVYVEHQARIUHSATVAALVESFGRGAMTNHWNDLQNSDCILIMGSNAAENHPISFKWAVKAQKRGAKIIHVDPRFTRTSARSDAYIPLRSGTDIAVLGGMINYIIKNKRYFHKYMVDYTNASFIVGKDFDFKDGLFSGFDSKTNSYDKSKWAFELDDKGIPKQDKSLQDPNCVFQILKKHYARYTPEKVSSISGVSKKDLKLLYSTYTATGKKDKAGTIMYAMGWTQHTVGVQNIRAMAMIQLMLGNIGIAGGGVNALRGECNVQGSTDYALLYHILPGYLKTPLAGQDTLEQYNNTYTPKSNDPESANWWQHYPKYSASLIKAMYSEDTPEQGYQYLPRLDNHKASVYSWIPLIDRMYEGKFSGGLIWGMNPACSSSDSVKTRKALGKLDWMVNVNLFQCETSDFWKGPDMDPKKIKTETFFIPCASAIEKEGSVSNSGRWMQWRYKGPEPFDDVMTDGHYFHEIWEELKALYEKEGGAYPEPITHLSFENMCEENDHGHMEFSARKTAKLCNGWFTRDVEIKGKKFKKGQQVPSFAYLQADGSTTSGNWLYCNSVSDTENKSMRHDSTQTKEQANIGLFPNWTWCWPVNRRILYNRASVDEKGQPWAPKKAVIKWNGSKWIGDVPDGGWKPGTKHPFIMRKNGFGQLFGPGRADGPLPEYYEPLECPVKTHPFSKTLHNPTAVQIKGEEKAVCDPRFPFVGTTYRITEHWQTGSMTRWQDWLVEAEPQMFVEISPELAKLRGIENGEKVTVESVRGSLWAIAMVTERIQPYNINGTDVHMVGMPWHYGWVTPINGGDSANIVTPNVGDPNTGIPEYKAFMVNIRKWKEGDN, translated from the coding sequence ATGAACATTAATCGTAGAGATTTTGTAAAGCTGACGACTGCTGCAGCTGCGGGGATTGCCGCTGTTCCGGCGTTCGGCGGGCTTGGCAAAGCTTTCGCCAATACAGCCGAGGAACGGGCAAAACAGCTCAGTCCCAAATGGACCCAGCAGACGACTTCCGTCTGTGCGTTCTGTTCCGTGGGTTGCGGACTTCTGGTTAATACCGACCTTGAGACCAAACGCGCGGTAAACGTGGAAGGTAACCCCGACCACCCCATTAACGAAGGCGCTCTCTGTGCTAAGGGCGCGGCATCTATTCAGATGACCGAAAACCCGAAGCGCCCCGGTAAATTCCTGTACCGCGCTCCTTTCAGCGGAGAATGGGAAGAAAAGGACTGGGATTTCTGTAAAAAACGCATCGCACGGTTGATCAAGAAATCTCGCGACGAAAGTTTTGAAAAGAAAAATGCAAAGGGACAGGTGGTTAACCGTACCATGGGTATCGCCTCTCTCGGTTCCGCTGCGCTGGATAACGAAGAATGTTATGCCATGCACAGCTTCATGCGTTCACTCGGCCTGGTCTATGTTGAGCACCAGGCGCGTATCTGACACAGCGCAACTGTTGCGGCTCTGGTAGAGTCGTTCGGACGCGGCGCGATGACCAACCACTGGAATGACCTTCAGAACAGTGATTGCATTTTGATAATGGGCAGTAACGCTGCCGAAAACCATCCCATTTCCTTTAAATGGGCTGTAAAAGCACAAAAACGCGGTGCCAAGATCATCCATGTGGACCCGCGCTTTACTCGTACTTCCGCTCGCTCGGATGCATATATCCCCTTGCGTTCCGGTACTGATATCGCAGTACTCGGCGGGATGATCAATTACATCATTAAGAATAAGCGTTACTTCCATAAGTATATGGTTGATTACACCAACGCTTCTTTCATCGTGGGCAAGGACTTTGATTTCAAGGACGGCCTGTTCTCCGGCTTTGATTCCAAGACCAATTCCTACGACAAATCCAAATGGGCTTTTGAGTTGGACGACAAGGGCATTCCCAAGCAGGACAAATCCCTGCAGGATCCCAATTGTGTTTTCCAGATCCTGAAAAAACACTATGCCCGTTATACTCCGGAAAAAGTATCCTCCATCTCCGGTGTATCCAAGAAAGACCTTAAGCTGCTCTACAGCACTTATACTGCCACCGGCAAAAAAGACAAAGCCGGTACCATCATGTACGCCATGGGTTGGACCCAGCACACTGTAGGTGTACAGAACATCCGTGCAATGGCTATGATCCAGCTTATGCTCGGTAACATCGGTATTGCTGGCGGTGGTGTTAACGCACTGCGCGGCGAATGTAACGTACAGGGCTCCACTGACTACGCCCTGCTCTACCACATTCTCCCCGGCTACCTGAAAACTCCGCTGGCTGGTCAGGACACCCTTGAGCAGTACAACAATACTTACACCCCCAAGAGCAACGACCCCGAATCCGCCAACTGGTGGCAGCATTATCCCAAGTACTCGGCCAGCCTGATCAAGGCCATGTACTCCGAGGATACCCCGGAGCAGGGTTACCAGTACCTGCCGCGCCTTGATAACCATAAGGCCAGCGTTTATTCATGGATTCCGCTCATCGATCGCATGTATGAAGGAAAATTCAGCGGCGGTCTGATCTGGGGTATGAACCCGGCCTGCTCCAGCTCCGACTCCGTCAAGACCCGTAAGGCTCTCGGCAAATTGGACTGGATGGTCAACGTCAACCTCTTCCAGTGCGAAACAAGCGACTTCTGGAAAGGTCCCGACATGGATCCCAAGAAAATCAAGACTGAAACCTTCTTCATTCCTTGTGCTTCCGCAATTGAGAAAGAAGGTTCTGTCTCCAACTCCGGTCGTTGGATGCAGTGGCGTTACAAAGGTCCCGAACCTTTCGATGACGTCATGACTGACGGTCACTACTTCCACGAAATCTGGGAAGAACTCAAAGCTCTGTACGAAAAAGAAGGTGGTGCATACCCTGAACCTATCACCCACCTCAGCTTCGAAAACATGTGTGAAGAGAATGATCACGGCCATATGGAGTTCAGTGCACGTAAGACCGCCAAACTCTGTAACGGCTGGTTCACTCGCGATGTTGAAATAAAGGGCAAGAAGTTCAAAAAAGGACAGCAGGTCCCCAGCTTCGCTTATTTGCAGGCAGACGGTTCCACTACCTCCGGTAACTGGCTGTACTGTAACTCCGTATCTGATACGGAAAACAAATCCATGCGCCATGATTCAACTCAGACCAAGGAACAGGCCAATATCGGACTCTTCCCCAACTGGACATGGTGCTGGCCTGTAAACCGCCGCATTCTCTACAACAGAGCTTCTGTTGATGAAAAGGGACAACCTTGGGCACCCAAGAAAGCAGTTATCAAGTGGAACGGTTCCAAATGGATCGGTGACGTACCTGATGGCGGCTGGAAACCCGGAACAAAACATCCGTTCATCATGCGTAAGAACGGCTTCGGACAACTCTTCGGCCCCGGCCGCGCAGACGGTCCCCTGCCTGAATATTATGAGCCGCTGGAATGTCCGGTTAAAACACATCCTTTCTCCAAAACCCTGCACAACCCCACGGCTGTTCAGATCAAGGGTGAGGAAAAGGCTGTATGCGATCCGCGCTTCCCCTTCGTTGGTACTACCTATCGTATCACCGAACACTGGCAGACCGGTTCCATGACCCGTTGGCAGGACTGGCTGGTAGAAGCTGAACCGCAAATGTTCGTGGAAATCAGCCCCGAACTTGCCAAGCTGCGCGGCATTGAAAACGGAGAAAAGGTCACTGTTGAAAGTGTACGTGGATCACTCTGGGCCATTGCCATGGTTACCGAGCGTATCCAGCCCTACAACATCAACGGTACTGACGTTCACATGGTTGGTATGCCCTGGCATTACGGCTGGGTAACCCCCATTAACGGCGGTGATTCTGCAAACATCGTAACCCCCAACGTGGGTGACCCGAACACCGGTATCCCCGAATATAAGGCCTTCATGGTCAACATCCGTAAGTGGAAGGAGGGTGATAACTAA
- a CDS encoding DUF6485 family protein, producing the protein MSLDGCSIEKNKIDCPCTYSGCPRAGACCECIKYHRAKDQLPACYFTPEQEKTYNRSIEYFIECRTK; encoded by the coding sequence ATGAGTTTAGACGGTTGCTCCATTGAAAAAAACAAAATTGACTGTCCCTGCACCTACAGCGGTTGTCCCAGAGCCGGTGCCTGCTGCGAATGCATTAAATATCACCGCGCCAAAGATCAGCTTCCGGCCTGCTACTTTACACCGGAGCAGGAAAAAACATATAACCGGAGCATTGAATATTTCATCGAGTGCAGGACAAAATAG
- a CDS encoding lectin-like protein, which translates to MKYFNVLCILCATFLLSSKPVIASTFSFGNSEYTIIQSAGINWNEAKLAAEAAGGHLVTITSAEENNFLKNTVFQGNDKAYWLGAYQTGDEDRQNPTSNWHWVTGEEWDYTDWYSAEPNNSRIDEFHLSADQRFNYQWNDEGAAVASMINGYVMEKPSAPTPIPGAIWLLGAALVGLFGIKKKFA; encoded by the coding sequence ATGAAGTATTTTAATGTATTATGCATTCTTTGTGCTACGTTCTTATTAAGTAGCAAGCCTGTTATTGCCTCAACCTTCTCTTTTGGCAATTCAGAATACACAATAATCCAATCCGCTGGCATAAATTGGAACGAAGCCAAACTTGCAGCAGAAGCAGCAGGCGGCCATCTGGTTACAATCACTTCAGCAGAAGAAAACAATTTTCTAAAAAATACAGTTTTTCAAGGTAATGATAAAGCTTACTGGCTTGGTGCATACCAGACCGGAGATGAAGATAGGCAAAACCCTACTTCTAACTGGCATTGGGTAACTGGTGAAGAATGGGATTATACCGACTGGTATAGTGCAGAGCCGAATAACTCACGAATTGACGAATTCCATTTGAGTGCAGATCAAAGATTCAACTACCAATGGAACGATGAAGGCGCTGCGGTTGCATCCATGATCAATGGCTACGTAATGGAAAAGCCCTCTGCACCCACTCCTATTCCGGGTGCAATCTGGCTTCTCGGAGCTGCTTTAGTCGGACTTTTCGGCATCAAAAAGAAATTTGCTTAA
- a CDS encoding HypC/HybG/HupF family hydrogenase formation chaperone: MCLAIPVQIKSIEDQVAKCKVGEGETYLDASLMLLADEVEIGDYLIVHAGFALRKLDPKEAEETLKILRDMVELTEAERNKACNA, encoded by the coding sequence ATGTGTTTAGCTATTCCTGTTCAAATTAAGTCCATTGAAGATCAAGTCGCAAAATGTAAGGTAGGCGAGGGTGAGACATACCTCGATGCTTCACTTATGCTTTTGGCTGATGAAGTTGAAATTGGCGACTACCTTATTGTTCATGCCGGATTTGCATTACGCAAACTCGATCCCAAGGAAGCGGAAGAAACCCTTAAAATTTTACGTGATATGGTTGAATTGACCGAAGCTGAAAGAAATAAAGCTTGTAACGCTTAA